The DNA region TGACCGACCGTGCTTTTGCAGGTGCAGATACCCTTGCCACTTCGTACGCTCTTGCTACTGCCATCAGGAAGATAGGCGAGTATGACATCATCATCGGCGGACGCCAGGCTATCGACGGTGACACGGCTCAAGTGGGTCCGCAAGTTGCGGAAAAGCTCGGTCTGACACAGATCACTTATGCCGAAGAAATTCTGAATGTGGAGAAAACTACCGGACGTGTTGTCGTGAAACGTCACATTGACGGTGGTGTGGAAACTGTAGAAGGCCCTCTGCCCATCGTTATCACTGTGAACGGAAGTGCAGCTCCCTGCCGCCCACGTAACGCTAAGTTGGTACAGAAGTACAAACGTGCTCTCGGTGCACAGGAAAAAGCGGCTATTACCAAAGAAGGTGCTACCCTGCCTTATGCCGACCTCTACGAGAAGTACCCTTATCTGAACATCACCGAATGGAGTGTGGCAGACGTGAACGGTGACCTGGCACAATGCGGTCTCAGCGGCTCACCGACTAAAGTAAAAGCCATTCAGAACATCTCTTTCCAAGCCAAAGAAAGCCGTACACTGACCGGAAGCGACCAGGATGTAGAAGATCTTATTGTTGAACTGTTAGCTAACCACACCATCGGATAAAAGTTATGAATAACGTATTT from Bacteroides sp. MSB163 includes:
- a CDS encoding electron transfer flavoprotein subunit beta/FixA family protein → MSLKIVVLAKQVPDTRNVGKDAMKADGTINRAALPAIFNPEDLNALEQALRLKDAHPGSTVTILTMGPGRAAEVIREGLFRGADNGYLLTDRAFAGADTLATSYALATAIRKIGEYDIIIGGRQAIDGDTAQVGPQVAEKLGLTQITYAEEILNVEKTTGRVVVKRHIDGGVETVEGPLPIVITVNGSAAPCRPRNAKLVQKYKRALGAQEKAAITKEGATLPYADLYEKYPYLNITEWSVADVNGDLAQCGLSGSPTKVKAIQNISFQAKESRTLTGSDQDVEDLIVELLANHTIG